The Nitrospirota bacterium genome contains a region encoding:
- a CDS encoding type II toxin-antitoxin system RelE/ParE family toxin, whose protein sequence is MKYKVIVRPEAEDDLKEAFFWYENKRTGLGHDFLLQVDAGINFINRNPEIHPIEYKGTRKHVIKRFPYKIIYLIEEEKIIILAVIHGKRNPDLIKNRIDSL, encoded by the coding sequence ATGAAATATAAGGTCATTGTCAGGCCTGAAGCCGAAGATGACTTAAAGGAAGCATTTTTCTGGTATGAAAATAAACGAACAGGGTTAGGTCATGACTTCCTTTTGCAGGTTGATGCAGGAATCAACTTCATAAATAGAAATCCTGAAATTCATCCAATAGAATACAAAGGAACGAGGAAACATGTTATTAAAAGGTTTCCATACAAAATCATTTATCTTATAGAGGAAGAAAAGATAATAATCCTTGCTGTAATTCATGGTAAGAGAAACCCTGATTTAATAAAAAATAGAATAGACAGCCTCTGA
- a CDS encoding addiction module protein, which translates to MKKITATDSLTLSIPERIQLVEDIWDTIAAEAQSIELTEDEKRIIDERLEAYHRKPDLGSPWEDVYKRLLSRQ; encoded by the coding sequence ATGAAAAAGATAACAGCAACAGATAGCCTTACATTGTCAATACCTGAAAGAATTCAACTGGTAGAGGATATCTGGGATACGATAGCTGCTGAAGCTCAGTCTATTGAATTAACAGAAGATGAGAAAAGGATAATTGATGAGCGATTGGAGGCTTATCATAGAAAACCTGATTTAGGCTCTCCATGGGAAGATGTTTATAAAAGGCTATTGAGCAGGCAATGA
- a CDS encoding NAD(P)H-hydrate dehydratase, with protein MKVVTSVEMKEIDRKTIEDFGIPSETLMQRAGLSVSKRINEAFKPRKVLVLSGPGNNGGDGIVAGRELYKSGWNVLVIILSEKDKLGKDCLNEYKIAKKFGVPMEFRTKINAKDTHSSVIIDAIFGTGLRKPVTGEIANVIGFLNTSGSPIVSVDIPSGVSSDTGQVMGVGVKADITVTFGLPKRGHFLYPGRDLTGVLFIEDIGFPKELINSSSLKCHKIDKEDILIPERPFYSHKGTYGHVLIIAGSKGKTGAALMAGKACLRAGAGLVTLGVPESLMSIIQARVTEEMTLSLPETNSMLSLRALPKILRFLDEKADVLAIGPGIGVTKETEKLMKELLIRCIKPMVIDADGINVLKKELLKNTRAPLILTPHPGEMARLVGVNVSDIEKDRIGIALSFVKDFPNVVLVLKGVPTITASKNKGAFINTTGNPGMAKAGVGDVLTGMLAGLLAQGLCPIHAGITATYLHGIAGDISAEKKGYHSLIASDIIEAIPDAFCKVKGG; from the coding sequence ATGAAGGTTGTCACTTCGGTTGAGATGAAAGAGATAGATAGAAAGACCATCGAGGACTTTGGGATTCCATCTGAAACCCTCATGCAAAGAGCAGGGCTCTCTGTTTCAAAAAGAATAAATGAGGCATTCAAGCCCAGAAAAGTCCTTGTCCTTTCAGGACCGGGAAATAACGGAGGAGATGGAATAGTCGCTGGCAGAGAGCTTTATAAGTCAGGCTGGAATGTTTTGGTTATCATACTTTCGGAAAAAGACAAACTCGGCAAAGACTGTCTCAATGAGTATAAGATAGCAAAAAAATTCGGTGTCCCAATGGAATTCAGGACAAAGATTAATGCCAAAGACACACATTCTTCGGTAATTATAGATGCCATTTTCGGGACAGGCTTAAGAAAGCCTGTTACTGGCGAGATTGCAAATGTGATAGGTTTTTTAAACACCTCGGGAAGTCCTATAGTCTCGGTTGACATACCCTCAGGGGTCTCCTCGGACACAGGTCAGGTGATGGGTGTAGGAGTAAAGGCAGACATCACAGTGACATTTGGCTTGCCTAAAAGAGGGCATTTCCTTTATCCCGGAAGGGACCTGACAGGTGTGCTTTTTATAGAAGACATCGGATTCCCAAAGGAGCTGATTAACTCATCAAGCCTTAAGTGCCATAAAATCGACAAAGAGGATATATTAATCCCGGAAAGGCCATTTTATTCGCATAAAGGCACATATGGACATGTGCTTATTATCGCAGGCTCTAAAGGCAAAACAGGTGCGGCACTGATGGCAGGAAAGGCATGCCTGAGGGCAGGTGCCGGGCTGGTAACATTGGGTGTGCCTGAATCTTTAATGAGTATAATTCAGGCAAGGGTTACTGAGGAGATGACCCTCTCTCTGCCTGAGACAAATAGTATGCTTTCTTTAAGGGCACTCCCTAAGATATTAAGATTTCTCGATGAAAAAGCAGATGTCCTTGCCATAGGACCAGGGATTGGAGTTACAAAGGAAACAGAAAAGCTTATGAAAGAATTGCTCATAAGATGCATAAAACCCATGGTCATAGATGCAGATGGTATAAATGTATTAAAGAAAGAGCTATTAAAAAATACAAGGGCACCACTTATCCTTACCCCTCATCCGGGTGAGATGGCAAGACTCGTTGGTGTAAATGTGAGTGATATAGAAAAGGACAGAATTGGTATTGCACTGTCATTTGTAAAAGATTTCCCGAATGTTGTCCTTGTGCTCAAGGGTGTGCCAACAATTACTGCCTCTAAAAACAAAGGCGCATTTATAAATACAACAGGAAACCCGGGCATGGCAAAGGCTGGTGTTGGAGATGTTCTTACAGGAATGCTTGCAGGACTCTTAGCACAAGGGCTTTGCCCCATTCACGCAGGAATAACAGCCACATACCTTCATGGCATCGCAGGAGACATATCTGCGGAAAAAAAAGGTTATCACTCACTCATAGCAAGTGATATTATAGAGGCAATACCTGATGCTTTTTGTAAGGTTAAGGGGGGTTAG
- a CDS encoding carbon starvation protein A, with amino-acid sequence MVSFVVVVSILIFLLGYIFYGRFLSRRLELNDEQETPACSVNDGCDYVPTKPSLLLGQHFSAISAAGPIVGPILAGIWFGWFPAIVWIIIGSIFIGGVHDFSSLAASIRHKASSVGELIKQYMSPTSHILFLVFVWLALIYVIIAFTDITAHTFKAVSSDTAFGPGVAATSVIYLMLGVLMGVMLYRFKVNLITATSIFLPLVLFSVWLGIRLPLPISDFLSGITIKQWDIVLLVYCFIASVIPVWVLLQPRGYLGGWLLYLTIFISLVGALFGGFRIEYPAFNIEGLRSLSNGKFIFPILFITIACGACSGFHSIVSSGTTSKQLRRESDARVIGYGAMLLEGLVAVLALATLMMLSKGDAILKTDPNLIYANGIAKYMGLLGMDFNVAFAFALLAFSTFVYDTLDVCSRLARYILQELLGLKTKASAYMATFITLFVPFSVLMLTKEKGYLIAWPIFGTSNQLLASLVLLSLSVWLIKIGKNALYTILPMIFMFVMTLWSVILQFLPLLKSLPGLLKGGEIKPDTFISGIFGIVLFSLSIRLILEAINVLRQKVDV; translated from the coding sequence ATGGTTTCCTTTGTAGTAGTGGTCTCTATATTAATATTCCTTTTGGGATATATCTTCTATGGAAGGTTTTTATCGAGGAGACTCGAGCTAAACGACGAACAAGAGACACCGGCATGCAGTGTAAACGATGGTTGCGATTATGTCCCTACAAAACCCTCCTTGCTATTAGGACAGCATTTCTCGGCTATTTCAGCCGCAGGGCCTATTGTAGGGCCTATTTTAGCAGGCATCTGGTTTGGCTGGTTTCCTGCTATAGTCTGGATTATCATAGGCTCTATATTCATCGGTGGAGTTCATGATTTCTCAAGCCTGGCTGCCTCTATAAGACACAAGGCATCATCCGTAGGAGAACTTATAAAACAATATATGTCTCCAACCTCCCATATCCTTTTTCTCGTTTTTGTCTGGCTTGCCTTAATATATGTCATTATTGCATTCACGGACATTACTGCCCATACATTTAAGGCAGTGTCCTCTGATACTGCCTTTGGACCGGGCGTAGCCGCAACCTCTGTTATCTACCTTATGCTCGGTGTCCTGATGGGTGTCATGCTTTACAGATTCAAGGTCAATCTCATTACTGCTACCTCGATATTCCTGCCTCTCGTGCTTTTTAGCGTCTGGCTCGGCATAAGACTACCCCTGCCTATTTCAGATTTTCTTTCAGGTATAACAATCAAGCAGTGGGATATCGTCTTATTGGTTTACTGTTTCATTGCCTCTGTAATACCTGTATGGGTTTTACTTCAGCCGAGAGGTTATCTTGGAGGGTGGCTTCTTTATCTGACGATATTTATAAGCCTTGTAGGTGCACTATTTGGCGGATTCAGGATAGAATACCCGGCATTTAATATCGAGGGGCTGAGGAGCCTTTCCAATGGCAAGTTTATTTTTCCCATTCTTTTTATCACTATTGCCTGTGGTGCATGTTCGGGGTTTCATTCAATAGTAAGCTCAGGGACAACCTCAAAACAACTGCGTAGGGAATCGGATGCCCGTGTCATAGGCTATGGAGCAATGCTTCTCGAGGGGCTTGTTGCAGTCTTAGCCCTTGCCACACTCATGATGCTTTCAAAAGGGGATGCCATCCTCAAAACAGACCCTAATCTCATCTACGCCAATGGTATAGCTAAATACATGGGACTTTTGGGCATGGACTTCAATGTTGCCTTTGCATTTGCCCTTCTTGCCTTCTCGACATTCGTCTATGACACACTGGATGTTTGTTCAAGGCTTGCAAGGTATATATTACAGGAGCTTTTGGGCTTAAAAACAAAGGCAAGTGCTTATATGGCTACTTTTATTACCTTGTTTGTGCCGTTTTCGGTTTTAATGCTTACCAAAGAAAAAGGCTATCTTATTGCGTGGCCAATATTTGGCACAAGTAACCAGCTCCTTGCAAGCCTTGTGCTTCTTTCTCTGTCTGTCTGGCTGATAAAAATAGGGAAAAATGCACTTTATACGATACTTCCAATGATATTCATGTTTGTAATGACACTATGGTCAGTGATACTTCAGTTTCTGCCTTTATTAAAATCCCTTCCCGGTCTTCTAAAAGGAGGAGAAATTAAGCCTGACACATTCATTTCAGGCATCTTTGGGATTGTCTTATTCAGCCTGAGCATTCGGCTTATCCTTGAGGCAATAAATGTGCTTAGGCAGAAAGTTGATGTATAA
- the waaF gene encoding lipopolysaccharide heptosyltransferase II gives MPYDSCSNVLIRGVNWIGDAVMTMPALKALRKAMPEARLSLLVKPWVSELFKKDPNIDELILYGTEYKGLMGKYRLSRYLKGRGFCLAILLQNAFDAGLITYLSGIPERIGYRRDGRGLLLTKPIPYGKEDRQMHHILYYIELLRRAGIKAEPIVPWIYLSLSERLDARKTLEGLRKPVLGINPGATYGSSKRWYPQRFAGVAQRFIEESIGSVVIFGGSSEIEIADEIMGHLPEMYHSRCVSMAGKTTLRQLISLISECDVFLTNDSGPMHIGYAVRTPLVSLFGSTEPSLTGPPEKGNIVIKKDIRCSPCFKRQCKEDTLKCMDAIGMDEVFSAVRNLIPKNRAVFFDRDGTLCKDKNYLNNWDDFEVFEDVSEVRRLKEKGFRLIGISNQSGIARGIIDEAFVRDINDVFIRQYGFDEFYYCPHHPDEHCPCRKPEPDMLLRARLEHGIDLKASYMIGDKSADIEVSNAVGSKSIHILTGQEEKGLDADFTATSLKQAVEWIIKDATKEV, from the coding sequence ATGCCTTATGATTCATGCAGTAATGTCCTTATACGGGGTGTCAACTGGATAGGCGATGCAGTGATGACAATGCCTGCCTTAAAGGCACTGAGAAAGGCAATGCCTGAGGCAAGGCTCTCGCTTTTAGTCAAGCCATGGGTGTCTGAGCTTTTCAAGAAAGACCCCAACATAGATGAGCTTATCCTTTATGGCACTGAGTATAAGGGGCTCATGGGCAAATACAGGCTCTCAAGATACCTCAAAGGCAGGGGATTTTGCCTTGCAATACTTCTTCAGAATGCCTTTGATGCAGGCTTGATTACATATCTTTCAGGCATTCCCGAGCGCATTGGCTATAGAAGGGATGGAAGGGGACTTCTACTTACAAAACCCATACCATATGGAAAGGAAGACAGACAGATGCATCATATCCTCTATTACATCGAGCTTCTTAGAAGGGCAGGCATAAAAGCAGAGCCTATTGTGCCATGGATTTATCTCTCACTGTCTGAAAGGCTCGATGCAAGAAAGACCCTCGAAGGGCTAAGAAAACCTGTCTTAGGAATAAACCCGGGTGCAACTTATGGCTCGTCAAAAAGATGGTATCCTCAAAGATTTGCAGGTGTGGCACAAAGGTTTATAGAGGAATCTATTGGCAGTGTGGTCATATTTGGCGGAAGCTCCGAGATAGAAATCGCAGATGAGATTATGGGTCATTTGCCCGAGATGTATCATAGCCGGTGTGTCTCTATGGCAGGGAAGACCACTTTGAGACAGCTTATCTCTTTAATCTCTGAGTGTGATGTCTTTCTCACAAACGATTCAGGACCAATGCATATAGGCTATGCAGTTAGAACCCCTCTCGTTTCGCTCTTTGGCTCTACAGAGCCATCCCTTACAGGACCCCCTGAAAAGGGAAATATCGTTATTAAAAAGGACATAAGGTGCAGTCCGTGTTTTAAAAGGCAGTGTAAGGAAGACACTCTTAAGTGTATGGATGCCATAGGCATGGATGAGGTCTTTTCTGCGGTTAGAAATCTTATTCCTAAAAACAGGGCAGTGTTTTTTGATAGGGACGGAACACTTTGTAAGGATAAAAATTACCTCAATAACTGGGACGACTTCGAGGTGTTTGAGGATGTAAGTGAAGTTAGAAGACTGAAAGAAAAAGGCTTTAGACTTATCGGCATCTCCAATCAGTCGGGCATCGCAAGAGGCATAATAGATGAGGCATTTGTGAGGGACATCAACGATGTCTTCATAAGGCAGTATGGCTTTGATGAATTCTATTATTGCCCTCATCATCCAGATGAGCACTGTCCCTGTAGAAAGCCTGAGCCCGATATGCTTCTAAGGGCAAGGCTTGAGCATGGGATTGACCTTAAGGCATCATATATGATTGGCGATAAGTCTGCCGATATAGAGGTTTCAAATGCAGTAGGCTCAAAAAGCATACATATCCTCACAGGACAGGAGGAAAAAGGGCTCGATGCCGACTTCACTGCCACGAGCCTCAAACAGGCAGTGGAGTGGATTATCAAAGATGCGACAAAGGAGGTTTAA
- a CDS encoding glycosyltransferase family 9 protein: protein MGERTLLTKKKMTHSHLDITPRKILVIKPSSLGDVIHSLPFLNSIRKCFPQAEIHWVIAKEFQELPDSHPMIDKLWVINKGEWKVPSKAWDTLKEVMTLFRELKKERFDITVDLQGLLRSGLITMASGAKIRIGLKGFKEGREGSRFFYTHRVSGGKFVHAVERYMRVADFLGCDTSEIKFPLPDVSSVLPIAPPYAVIVPGARWQTKKWRSERFGELASMLPIKSLVIGTNADDAIADEIVKASKGNAVSLTGKTNLKELIGILKNAMFVVSTDSGPMHIASALSVPVFALFGTTSPLRTGPYGDIHTIITAGLPCAPCFKKRCDDLRCMDKITVEMLYNAIKEKIKV, encoded by the coding sequence ATGGGTGAGCGAACTTTACTCACAAAGAAAAAAATGACGCATTCCCACTTAGATATTACTCCTCGAAAGATACTCGTAATCAAGCCAAGCTCTTTGGGAGATGTGATTCACAGCCTTCCGTTTCTTAATTCAATAAGAAAATGTTTTCCTCAGGCAGAAATACATTGGGTTATTGCAAAAGAGTTTCAGGAGCTTCCCGATAGCCATCCAATGATAGATAAGCTCTGGGTGATAAACAAGGGTGAGTGGAAGGTGCCTTCAAAGGCATGGGATACCTTGAAGGAGGTAATGACCCTCTTTAGAGAGCTTAAAAAAGAAAGATTCGATATTACAGTAGACCTTCAGGGGCTTCTAAGAAGCGGGCTTATAACAATGGCATCGGGTGCTAAGATAAGGATAGGTCTTAAGGGTTTCAAAGAGGGTAGAGAAGGCAGCAGGTTTTTCTATACGCATAGGGTTTCTGGCGGAAAGTTTGTGCATGCAGTTGAAAGGTATATGAGGGTTGCAGATTTCTTAGGCTGTGATACCTCTGAGATTAAGTTTCCCCTTCCCGATGTGTCAAGTGTCTTGCCCATTGCCCCTCCTTATGCTGTAATTGTGCCGGGTGCAAGATGGCAGACAAAAAAATGGCGCTCCGAGAGATTCGGAGAGCTTGCCTCCATGCTTCCGATTAAATCCCTTGTCATCGGGACAAATGCCGATGATGCGATAGCAGATGAGATTGTAAAGGCATCAAAAGGAAATGCGGTTTCTCTGACAGGCAAGACAAACCTCAAGGAGCTGATTGGCATCCTAAAGAATGCAATGTTTGTTGTGTCCACTGACTCAGGGCCCATGCACATAGCATCGGCACTTAGTGTTCCTGTGTTTGCTCTGTTTGGCACGACAAGCCCTCTGAGAACAGGCCCTTACGGAGATATACATACCATTATAACAGCAGGACTGCCATGCGCTCCTTGCTTTAAAAAGAGATGCGATGACCTAAGATGCATGGATAAAATCACAGTTGAAATGCTCTATAATGCGATTAAAGAAAAAATAAAGGTTTAA
- a CDS encoding insulinase family protein, producing the protein MKQAKIIFVLTISLVSILSTSTSALDINRRVLSNGLNVLHVKRHNLPIVMLTLLIKASPLNEPSDKAGLASLTAGLLTEGTKNRTASMISEEIEFIGASLSASTGSDYTTISLSVLKKDIEKGFELLSDVLLNPTFPEEEIQREKELIEGSLRQNEEMPSFIAEKAFKKELYGEHSYGRLIQGSPETLKNIQRTDIVKFYLDYFVPNNAILSVAGDLTDEELDSLVKRFLGEWKNADVPLHKHALPKPPAKKMLKIDKDLTQANIIVGGLGVKRDNPDYYILSVMNYILGGGGFSSRLMQSVRDEMGLAYDIHSSFTPGKDSGAFQVVVQTKNESANEVISEILKEIKRIREENVTPAELEDAKAFLIGSFAGKIDTMRKISDFLAVVEFYGLGMDYIEKYPLYISSVTQEDILRAAKKYLDIENLIIVVVADEAKAKIMP; encoded by the coding sequence ATGAAACAGGCTAAAATCATATTCGTCCTTACAATCTCTCTCGTTTCGATATTAAGCACTTCAACATCTGCACTGGATATTAATCGGAGGGTTCTTTCAAATGGACTAAATGTGCTTCATGTCAAAAGGCATAACCTGCCAATAGTGATGCTTACACTTCTCATAAAGGCAAGCCCTCTTAATGAGCCTTCTGATAAGGCAGGACTGGCAAGCCTCACCGCAGGCCTCCTTACAGAGGGAACCAAAAACAGAACCGCATCCATGATAAGCGAGGAGATAGAGTTCATCGGTGCCTCCCTTTCTGCCAGCACAGGCTCTGATTACACAACCATCTCCCTTTCTGTGTTAAAGAAAGACATAGAAAAGGGTTTTGAACTCCTCTCGGATGTCCTCCTTAATCCGACCTTCCCAGAAGAAGAGATACAAAGAGAAAAAGAACTCATCGAAGGCTCTCTCAGGCAGAACGAGGAAATGCCATCTTTTATTGCAGAAAAGGCATTTAAAAAAGAACTCTATGGAGAGCACTCATATGGAAGACTTATTCAGGGCTCTCCTGAGACATTAAAAAATATCCAGAGGACCGACATAGTTAAATTCTATCTGGATTATTTTGTCCCAAATAATGCAATACTTTCTGTGGCAGGAGACCTTACGGATGAGGAACTCGATAGCCTTGTAAAGAGATTTTTAGGCGAATGGAAAAATGCCGATGTTCCATTACATAAGCATGCCCTGCCAAAACCTCCTGCCAAAAAGATGCTCAAAATAGATAAAGACCTTACACAGGCAAACATAATAGTTGGCGGACTTGGAGTAAAAAGGGATAATCCCGATTACTATATCCTTTCTGTCATGAACTATATACTCGGAGGCGGAGGGTTCTCATCGAGGCTCATGCAGTCTGTAAGGGATGAGATGGGATTAGCTTATGACATACACAGCAGTTTTACCCCCGGAAAAGACTCCGGGGCATTTCAGGTTGTCGTTCAGACAAAAAACGAATCCGCAAACGAAGTCATAAGCGAAATCCTAAAAGAGATAAAAAGGATAAGGGAAGAGAATGTTACGCCTGCTGAGCTCGAGGATGCAAAGGCATTCCTCATAGGCAGTTTTGCAGGCAAAATCGACACTATGAGAAAGATATCGGACTTTCTTGCAGTTGTCGAATTCTATGGATTAGGCATGGATTATATCGAAAAATACCCTCTTTATATAAGCTCTGTTACACAGGAAGACATATTGAGAGCCGCTAAGAAATACCTCGACATCGAAAACCTTATAATTGTGGTCGTAGCAGATGAGGCAAAAGCAAAGATAATGCCGTAA
- a CDS encoding insulinase family protein, whose protein sequence is MRKFIPAFLLLILIIPSLCFAGVREYKIPNGIKVLMVEDHKAPIAVFQIWYRVGSRNESSGKTGLSHLLEHMAFKGTPRYGSKTLSQMVQRFGGIDNAFTSKDYTVYFQRLPSNKIDLSIELESDRMQNLLLEENETLAELSVVMEERRLRYEDDPQSMLYEEVVSTAFRTHPYRTPIIGWMSDLEIIERQDLYDYYKNYYSPDNAVIIISGDINPDEMFKKVSERFSNIMPKPQRKINISKEPSQKGQRIVYLKKQAELPYILTAYHTPSFPDEDAYSLEVLAGVLSEGKSSRLYKSLVYEKKLALSTGASYSGINKDPFLFFLETVALPNRDIEEVKQALFKEIEEIKLKPPTDFEVQKAKNQIESQFIMGQDSIFFQAQLIGMFEMAGDWRLMDKYIEGIRKVTPEDLQRVTKKYLHEDNRTVGILIPEEK, encoded by the coding sequence ATGCGTAAATTCATCCCTGCTTTTTTATTACTCATACTTATAATCCCATCCCTCTGCTTTGCTGGTGTAAGGGAGTATAAGATCCCAAATGGCATCAAGGTCCTGATGGTCGAAGACCATAAGGCACCTATTGCAGTATTTCAGATATGGTATCGTGTCGGCTCGAGGAATGAGTCATCAGGTAAGACAGGGCTCAGCCATCTCCTTGAGCATATGGCTTTTAAGGGAACTCCAAGATACGGCTCAAAGACACTTTCACAAATGGTGCAAAGATTTGGAGGCATTGATAATGCATTCACTTCAAAAGACTACACTGTTTATTTTCAGCGCCTGCCCTCAAACAAGATAGACCTCTCGATAGAGCTTGAATCCGACAGGATGCAAAACCTTCTCCTCGAGGAGAATGAAACCCTTGCCGAGCTTAGCGTGGTCATGGAAGAAAGAAGGTTGAGGTATGAGGATGACCCTCAGAGCATGCTTTATGAGGAGGTCGTTTCCACTGCATTCAGAACTCATCCTTATCGCACACCTATTATAGGCTGGATGTCAGACCTCGAGATCATAGAAAGACAGGACCTCTACGATTACTATAAAAACTATTACTCCCCTGATAACGCAGTTATCATAATCTCAGGAGACATCAACCCTGATGAGATGTTTAAAAAAGTATCCGAGAGATTTTCTAATATCATGCCCAAACCTCAAAGAAAGATAAATATCTCAAAAGAACCTTCACAGAAAGGTCAGAGGATTGTTTACCTTAAAAAGCAGGCAGAACTGCCTTATATCCTAACCGCATACCATACCCCAAGTTTCCCTGACGAGGATGCTTATAGCCTTGAGGTCCTTGCAGGCGTTCTTTCAGAAGGAAAAAGCAGTAGGCTTTATAAATCCCTTGTTTACGAAAAGAAACTTGCATTGAGCACAGGGGCAAGCTATAGCGGGATTAATAAAGACCCATTCCTGTTTTTCCTCGAGACAGTTGCACTTCCTAATAGAGACATAGAAGAGGTAAAACAGGCACTATTTAAGGAGATAGAGGAGATAAAACTAAAGCCTCCAACCGACTTTGAGGTCCAGAAGGCAAAAAACCAGATAGAATCACAGTTCATTATGGGACAGGATTCGATATTCTTTCAGGCACAACTAATCGGGATGTTCGAGATGGCAGGTGACTGGAGGCTTATGGATAAATATATCGAGGGCATAAGAAAGGTTACCCCAGAGGACCTCCAGAGGGTTACAAAAAAATACCTTCATGAAGACAACCGAACAGTCGGGATATTGATTCCGGAGGAGAAATGA
- the pheS gene encoding phenylalanine--tRNA ligase subunit alpha, protein MSVKEISDIKESFIEDLGSVSTMAELEELRVRYTGKKGILTEKLKLLGKLPPLEKASFGKAINELKEFLQEGIASKKAYLKEKEIKDRQSTENIDVTLPGKFISPGRPHPVSKTLDEIITIFISMGFSVEEGPEVELDYYNFEALNIPKDHPARDMQDTFYIAEPHPKEMPEAFYLGGDVLLRTHTSPVQIRVMQREKPPLRFVAPGKVYRCDADISHTPMFHQIEGLMVDTDISFSHLKGVLEAFLHRFFGPDTPVRFRPSFFPFTEPSAEIDIGCIFCKGKGCSVCKGSGWIEVLGAGMVNPKVFEIVGYEPETYSGFAFGIGIERIAMLKYSISDIRLFFENDLRFLKQF, encoded by the coding sequence ATCTCGGTGAAAGAGATTTCCGACATCAAGGAGTCCTTTATTGAAGACCTCGGCTCTGTCTCAACCATGGCAGAGCTTGAGGAGCTTAGGGTCAGATACACAGGAAAAAAGGGCATCCTTACAGAAAAACTAAAACTTTTAGGCAAACTGCCTCCCTTAGAGAAGGCATCCTTTGGAAAAGCCATTAATGAGCTAAAAGAGTTCCTTCAGGAAGGCATTGCCTCAAAAAAGGCTTATCTTAAAGAAAAAGAGATTAAGGATAGGCAGTCCACAGAAAACATAGATGTTACACTGCCAGGGAAATTCATTTCTCCGGGAAGACCTCATCCTGTAAGTAAAACCCTCGATGAGATTATTACCATATTCATAAGTATGGGCTTTAGTGTCGAAGAAGGCCCTGAGGTTGAGCTTGACTATTATAATTTCGAGGCATTGAACATTCCAAAAGACCACCCTGCAAGAGACATGCAAGATACATTCTACATAGCCGAGCCCCATCCAAAGGAAATGCCCGAGGCATTCTATCTTGGCGGAGATGTGCTCCTCAGAACCCATACCTCTCCTGTTCAGATAAGGGTCATGCAGAGGGAAAAACCCCCTCTAAGATTCGTAGCACCGGGAAAGGTCTACAGGTGCGATGCAGACATATCCCACACGCCAATGTTTCATCAGATAGAAGGACTGATGGTCGATACCGATATATCCTTCAGCCATCTAAAAGGAGTGCTCGAGGCATTCCTCCACAGGTTCTTCGGTCCAGACACGCCTGTTAGATTCAGACCAAGCTTTTTCCCCTTTACAGAGCCATCTGCCGAGATAGATATAGGCTGTATATTCTGTAAGGGTAAAGGCTGTAGTGTCTGTAAGGGTTCGGGCTGGATAGAAGTGCTTGGAGCAGGCATGGTTAACCCTAAGGTCTTTGAAATAGTTGGATATGAGCCGGAGACTTATTCGGGGTTTGCATTCGGGATAGGCATAGAAAGAATAGCCATGCTTAAATATTCGATATCGGATATAAGGTTGTTTTTTGAAAACGACCTGAGATTCCTTAAACAGTTTTGA
- the rplT gene encoding 50S ribosomal protein L20 — MPRAKGGFKTRRRRKNILEKAKGYYGAKSRLFRIATEAVDKALSYAYNDRKAKKRDFRALWIVRINAASRELGITYSQLMRGLKKASIGIDRKAIADMAYKDPKAFGELAEVAKKELAA, encoded by the coding sequence ATGCCGAGAGCAAAAGGTGGGTTTAAGACCCGAAGAAGAAGAAAAAATATACTTGAAAAGGCAAAAGGCTATTATGGTGCAAAAAGCAGGCTCTTTAGAATTGCAACAGAAGCCGTAGACAAAGCCTTAAGCTATGCCTACAATGACAGAAAGGCAAAGAAAAGGGACTTTAGAGCTCTCTGGATAGTGCGGATTAATGCTGCATCGAGGGAATTGGGCATTACATATAGCCAGCTCATGAGAGGACTCAAAAAAGCCTCTATCGGCATTGACAGAAAAGCCATTGCCGATATGGCTTATAAGGACCCAAAGGCATTTGGAGAGCTTGCAGAGGTTGCTAAAAAGGAACTTGCGGCTTAA
- the rpmI gene encoding 50S ribosomal protein L35, with protein MPKIKTHRGAAKRFKVTGGGKIKRSRAYKSHLLTGKPSKRTRRLRTSTTVSANMKRSVKRLLNV; from the coding sequence ATGCCAAAGATTAAGACCCATAGGGGAGCCGCAAAGAGATTCAAGGTTACAGGCGGGGGCAAGATTAAACGAAGCAGGGCATACAAAAGCCATCTCTTAACAGGCAAGCCCTCAAAAAGAACAAGGAGGCTGAGGACCTCCACTACTGTGTCAGCAAATATGAAGCGAAGTGTCAAAAGGCTTCTTAATGTATAA